From Martelella sp. AD-3, a single genomic window includes:
- a CDS encoding DUF805 domain-containing protein: protein MSPHRAILTSLRKFARFGGRASRAEYWWFVLALVIGQLVAGMADDLLFPADPERGLADRHPVTVFFIIVTLLPLLSAGVRRLHDVNRRGWWILLPAGLPLALTLISFALLLGLSKPLEEVATFSNTGPQIIAVVTVAALSGVGSAIYLIVLLARAGGGKPNRFGPPPEA from the coding sequence ATGAGTCCGCATCGGGCGATCCTGACCTCCTTGAGGAAATTCGCCCGCTTCGGCGGGCGGGCCTCGCGGGCGGAATACTGGTGGTTCGTGCTGGCGCTTGTGATCGGCCAGCTGGTAGCCGGCATGGCCGACGATCTTCTGTTTCCGGCCGATCCGGAACGCGGGCTTGCGGACCGTCATCCGGTCACGGTATTCTTCATCATCGTCACGCTGCTTCCCCTGCTTTCGGCCGGCGTCCGCCGCCTGCATGACGTGAACCGGCGGGGATGGTGGATTCTGTTGCCTGCCGGGCTGCCGCTTGCCCTCACCCTCATCAGCTTCGCATTGCTCCTTGGCCTCTCCAAACCGCTCGAAGAGGTCGCGACCTTCAGCAATACCGGTCCGCAGATCATTGCCGTGGTCACCGTCGCGGCGCTCTCTGGGGTCGGCTCCGCGATCTACCTCATCGTGCTGCTTGCCCGCGCGGGCGGCGGCAAGCCGAACCGTTTCGGCCCGCCGCCGGAAGCATGA
- a CDS encoding toxin-antitoxin system YwqK family antitoxin, whose protein sequence is MKTALALLLALAASAAHAANVDENLAPAPDGAYSYTPPEKAKDGVYIIDIYDEDDDRYARVWSTAPTLDEGRKVGKIETFYPGSGYLKIRVPLNEAGRRDGEMVTFDEDGDVVGRTPYEDGKKNGTEVRYWPDGKALRETTWKDGVLNGPWRLYYEDGTLSAENNHVDGHIDGVERKYHENGKLAAEIHWSMSRRDGPYRDYDKDGNLIEEGHYVDGAADGVVTEYWPSGARRAEQHYDMGKPTGSAKRWSESGELVAQTDYAGDGSALRNRKWKDGALIWLEEPVEIEGRGEGRKTVEHYGNFTETEIKAEGYLLFTKYLNDQLLDRTELVDGEYRGLFVSTTEIDQITTRVHYVDGKEDGLYTRAWRGRELDRGYYDHGKRVGDWRRTEHSSDIIRETYDDDGKLTGAQRTYRMNGELKRLATYEAGVLNGPYKELDGDRMIAGGRYVDGEKHGEWLEQVPYRDETRQGRYDHGIKEGRWTTFDGNGYRITATSFSNGLKDGPRYILAENGALEEVQMWKHDRRDGTTTYYDAEGPVSHQLWRDGRLQGDATPARNAP, encoded by the coding sequence ATGAAAACCGCTCTCGCCCTTCTGCTCGCCCTTGCCGCGAGCGCGGCACATGCCGCCAATGTCGACGAAAATCTGGCTCCCGCCCCGGACGGCGCCTACAGCTACACGCCGCCGGAAAAGGCAAAGGACGGCGTCTATATCATCGATATCTACGATGAAGACGATGACCGTTATGCCCGCGTCTGGAGCACCGCCCCGACGCTGGATGAGGGCCGCAAGGTCGGAAAGATCGAAACCTTCTATCCCGGCTCGGGCTACCTCAAGATCCGCGTTCCGCTCAACGAGGCCGGCCGCCGCGACGGCGAGATGGTGACCTTCGACGAAGACGGCGACGTCGTGGGCCGCACGCCTTATGAGGATGGAAAGAAAAACGGTACGGAGGTCCGGTACTGGCCGGATGGCAAGGCCCTGCGCGAAACCACCTGGAAGGATGGCGTGCTCAACGGCCCTTGGCGTCTCTATTATGAGGACGGCACGCTTTCGGCCGAAAACAATCATGTCGACGGCCATATCGACGGCGTGGAACGCAAATACCACGAGAACGGCAAGCTTGCCGCCGAAATCCACTGGTCGATGAGCCGGCGCGACGGCCCCTACAGGGACTACGACAAGGACGGCAACCTTATCGAGGAAGGCCATTATGTCGATGGCGCGGCCGATGGGGTCGTCACCGAATACTGGCCCTCGGGTGCGCGCAGAGCCGAGCAGCATTATGATATGGGCAAACCGACCGGCAGCGCAAAGCGCTGGTCGGAATCCGGAGAACTCGTCGCCCAGACCGACTATGCCGGGGATGGCAGCGCGTTGAGAAACCGGAAATGGAAGGACGGAGCGCTGATCTGGCTCGAAGAACCGGTCGAGATCGAAGGCCGCGGCGAAGGACGAAAGACTGTCGAACATTACGGCAATTTCACCGAGACCGAGATCAAGGCCGAAGGCTATCTCCTCTTCACGAAGTATCTCAACGACCAGCTGCTGGACCGCACCGAACTGGTTGACGGCGAATATCGCGGGCTGTTCGTCTCGACCACCGAGATCGACCAGATCACCACCCGCGTGCACTATGTCGACGGCAAGGAGGACGGCCTTTACACCCGCGCCTGGCGCGGCCGGGAGTTGGACCGGGGCTATTACGACCATGGCAAGCGCGTCGGCGACTGGCGCCGGACGGAACACTCCAGCGACATTATCCGCGAGACCTATGACGATGACGGCAAGCTGACTGGCGCGCAGCGCACATACAGGATGAACGGCGAGTTGAAGCGGCTCGCCACCTATGAGGCGGGCGTACTGAACGGGCCCTACAAGGAACTGGATGGCGACCGGATGATTGCCGGCGGGCGCTATGTCGACGGCGAGAAGCACGGCGAATGGCTGGAACAGGTGCCCTATCGCGATGAGACGCGACAGGGCCGCTACGACCACGGCATAAAGGAAGGCCGCTGGACGACCTTTGACGGCAACGGCTACCGCATCACGGCCACAAGCTTCAGCAACGGGTTGAAGGACGGGCCGCGCTACATCCTGGCGGAAAACGGCGCGCTTGAGGAAGTGCAGATGTGGAAACACGACAGGCGCGACGGCACCACGACCTATTATGATGCCGAGGGCCCCGTCTCCCATCAGCTCTGGCGTGACGGCCGGCTGCAGGGAGACGCGACCCCCGCCCGGAATGCGCCATGA
- a CDS encoding GMC family oxidoreductase, producing MVETETVDDGEFDYIVVGAGSAGCVLANRLSANPANRVLLLEAGGHDNHHWVHIPVGYLYAMGNPRLDWCYRTAPEPGLNGRALAYPRGKVLGGCSSINGMIYMRGQAADYDQWRQAGCTGWGWEDVLPLFRKSENHFGPASAVHGKGGELNVCEQRLHWPVLDALAAAAEEIGIAATDDFNDGDNEGVGYFPVNQRGGLRWNARKAFLNPARSRRNLRIETKAHVQRIALSQGRAEAVIYRQNGRVKRATCRGEIVLSAGAVNTPQLLELSGIGDGGLLQSLGLPVTLDIPAVGENLQDHLQIRTVFRITGALTLNDRLATLAGKAGIALEYALRRTGPMSMAPSQLGIFTRSSPEHERANLEYHIQPLSLEAFGQPLDKEPGVTVSVCNLRPESRGTIHITAPAPDRPPEIRPCYLSARADQIVAVDSLRHARRLMAAAGLVGLNPREIKPGPDVQSDEDLLKAAGALGTTIFHPVGTARMGGDPASVVDPELRLRGLANLRIADASIMPTIPSGNTHAPVTMIAEKAAEMMLAAR from the coding sequence GGTCGGTTATCTCTATGCCATGGGCAATCCACGGCTCGACTGGTGCTATCGCACGGCGCCGGAGCCGGGGCTGAACGGCCGCGCGCTTGCCTATCCGCGCGGCAAGGTGCTGGGCGGCTGTTCCTCGATCAACGGCATGATCTACATGCGCGGACAGGCGGCGGATTACGACCAGTGGCGGCAGGCGGGCTGCACCGGCTGGGGCTGGGAGGATGTGCTGCCGCTGTTTCGCAAGTCCGAAAATCACTTTGGCCCGGCAAGCGCCGTCCACGGCAAGGGCGGCGAGCTGAACGTCTGCGAACAGCGCCTGCACTGGCCCGTGCTCGATGCCCTTGCTGCAGCGGCCGAGGAAATCGGCATTGCCGCGACCGACGACTTCAACGATGGCGACAATGAGGGCGTCGGCTACTTTCCGGTCAACCAGCGCGGCGGGTTGCGCTGGAACGCCCGCAAGGCCTTCCTCAACCCTGCCCGGTCGCGCCGCAATCTGCGCATCGAGACGAAAGCCCATGTGCAACGCATCGCCCTTTCGCAAGGGCGCGCGGAGGCTGTGATCTATCGCCAGAACGGCCGGGTCAAACGGGCGACCTGCCGCGGTGAGATCGTGCTCTCCGCCGGCGCCGTGAACACGCCGCAGCTTCTGGAGCTTTCCGGCATCGGCGATGGCGGCCTGCTGCAATCCCTCGGTCTTCCCGTGACGCTCGATATTCCCGCCGTGGGCGAGAACCTCCAGGACCACCTCCAGATCCGCACCGTGTTCCGCATCACCGGGGCGCTGACGTTGAATGACCGTCTCGCGACGCTTGCGGGCAAGGCCGGCATCGCGCTCGAATATGCCTTGCGCCGCACCGGGCCGATGTCGATGGCGCCGAGCCAGCTTGGCATCTTCACCCGGTCCTCGCCCGAGCATGAGCGAGCCAATCTCGAATATCATATCCAGCCGCTTTCGCTGGAAGCCTTCGGCCAGCCGCTCGACAAGGAGCCGGGGGTTACGGTTTCCGTCTGCAATCTGCGGCCGGAAAGTCGCGGTACGATCCATATCACCGCGCCCGCGCCTGACCGCCCACCCGAAATCCGGCCCTGCTATCTTTCCGCGCGCGCCGACCAGATCGTCGCCGTCGACAGCCTCCGCCACGCCCGGCGTCTGATGGCCGCCGCCGGTCTGGTGGGGCTGAACCCGCGCGAGATCAAACCCGGCCCGGATGTGCAATCGGACGAGGATCTTCTGAAGGCCGCCGGCGCTCTTGGCACCACCATCTTCCACCCGGTCGGCACGGCCCGCATGGGCGGCGACCCCGCAAGCGTGGTCGACCCGGAACTCAGACTGCGCGGCCTCGCCAATCTGCGCATCGCGGATGCCTCGATCATGCCCACCATCCCCTCCGGAAACACGCATGCGCCGGTGACGATGATCGCGGAAAAAGCCGCGGAGATGATGCTGGCGGCCCGATAG